From the genome of Endozoicomonas sp. NE40, one region includes:
- a CDS encoding class I SAM-dependent methyltransferase has product MKNSDINMRSIKDYTQSNRMAWNQIMPAHQKAARARLDEAFKNSSHSVIKSPEMDEWRKLDFKGKDIAHLCCNNGIELMSLKNMGAGHCVGFDICDLAIEEAQHRAMTSNNECQFVCTDVFDISEEYNSTFDIVYITIGALGWMPDINAFFKKVKDILKPTGAIFIYEIHPVTEMLPTDGDHEAHPLQIMEPYFKNEPYEDTAGLDYVGKTDEETSTRYWFVWKISDIMMAIIDQGFNISRFVEYSHDVSEMHSRNQEASKEAGIEIPMSYILVANGSAT; this is encoded by the coding sequence ATGAAAAACAGTGACATCAATATGCGTAGTATTAAAGATTATACCCAATCAAACAGAATGGCATGGAATCAAATTATGCCAGCACATCAGAAGGCAGCCCGGGCCAGGCTTGATGAAGCCTTCAAAAATAGCAGTCATAGCGTTATTAAAAGCCCGGAAATGGATGAGTGGAGAAAACTCGACTTCAAAGGGAAAGATATTGCACACCTCTGTTGTAATAATGGCATCGAGTTAATGTCTCTGAAAAATATGGGGGCTGGTCACTGTGTGGGATTTGATATTTGTGATCTCGCGATAGAAGAAGCCCAACACAGGGCAATGACCTCAAACAATGAATGCCAGTTTGTGTGTACGGATGTTTTTGATATTTCGGAAGAATACAATTCAACATTTGATATTGTCTATATCACCATTGGTGCATTGGGCTGGATGCCTGACATTAATGCCTTCTTCAAAAAAGTTAAGGACATTCTGAAGCCAACAGGGGCCATTTTTATCTATGAGATACATCCGGTGACAGAAATGTTGCCTACAGATGGCGATCATGAAGCCCATCCACTTCAGATCATGGAACCTTACTTTAAGAATGAGCCCTATGAAGATACTGCTGGCCTGGACTATGTAGGAAAAACCGATGAAGAAACATCGACGCGATACTGGTTCGTCTGGAAAATCTCAGACATTATGATGGCAATTATTGATCAGGGTTTTAATATTTCGAGATTTGTTGAATACAGCCATGATGTTTCTGAAATGCACAGCCGAAACCAGGAAGCGAGTAAAGAAGCAGGTATTGAAATACCGATGAGTTATATCCTGGTAGCGAATGGAAGTGCTACATAG
- a CDS encoding sulfatase-like hydrolase/transferase: MPTRHFRGFFHRPRIYRNDEPVPNFDEYLTDRFGSEAIDYIEKRKDEPFFLFVPFNAIHGPLQAKEEDLEKFKHIEEAKRLQKDFDQWNAKNEPSRWGWNKQNFPYTNGWRKHD; encoded by the coding sequence ATTCCCACTCGTCATTTTCGAGGGTTCTTCCACAGGCCCCGTATTTATCGCAATGATGAGCCGGTGCCAAACTTTGATGAATACCTGACCGACCGCTTTGGTTCAGAAGCCATCGATTACATCGAGAAGCGAAAGGACGAGCCTTTCTTTCTGTTTGTACCATTCAACGCGATTCATGGCCCTCTGCAAGCCAAAGAAGAAGACCTTGAAAAGTTCAAACACATCGAGGAAGCAAAACGTCTGCAGAAAGATTTCGACCAGTGGAACGCGAAGAACGAGCCGTCCAGGTGGGGCTGGAATAAGCAGAATTTCCCTTACACGAATGGCTGGCGTAAACACGACTGA
- a CDS encoding acyltransferase, protein MKKICSAIRDVEAGDGVVIIEPANIYECMLGDNVFIGPFTEIQKGCKIGDSSRIQSHTFICENVTMGKRCFIAHSVTFANDLFKSGEPNPDPESWMEIILGDDVTIGSGAIILAEEICSGTVIGAGSVVTKSIHKKGVYAGNPAKLLREL, encoded by the coding sequence ATGAAAAAAATTTGCTCAGCCATTCGGGATGTCGAAGCAGGTGATGGAGTGGTGATTATCGAGCCAGCAAATATCTATGAATGCATGCTTGGAGATAATGTATTCATTGGCCCGTTCACTGAAATACAGAAAGGATGCAAAATAGGAGATAGCTCTCGTATACAGTCACATACTTTCATCTGCGAAAATGTAACAATGGGCAAGAGGTGCTTTATTGCACACAGCGTAACTTTCGCTAACGATTTGTTTAAGAGTGGTGAGCCTAACCCTGATCCTGAAAGCTGGATGGAGATTATTTTAGGTGATGATGTAACTATAGGTAGCGGAGCAATTATTCTCGCTGAAGAGATTTGCAGTGGGACAGTTATTGGCGCTGGCAGTGTTGTTACTAAATCGATACATAAAAAAGGGGTTTATGCTGGAAACCCTGCAAAACTGTTGAGAGAACTATGA
- a CDS encoding Tn3 family transposase yields the protein MFVGDRIGMWDSFTHMKDRYTKRKNPLPLVINACLLSEAFGFGALKMADMSDLELNQLRSIREDFVRVDTLCEANDIVSNHIHSLPIFKQWNLMSEKVLADTDGQKFTTTDSTIRGLAIKSGKCSHITHKILILKLNTLLWTQLGLLNN from the coding sequence ATGTTTGTTGGTGACCGAATCGGCATGTGGGATAGCTTTACCCACATGAAGGATCGCTACACCAAACGAAAAAACCCTTTACCACTGGTGATAAACGCTTGCTTGCTTTCAGAAGCCTTTGGATTTGGCGCTCTTAAAATGGCTGATATGTCGGATCTCGAATTGAACCAGTTACGCTCCATACGGGAGGATTTTGTTCGTGTTGATACCCTGTGTGAGGCTAATGATATAGTCAGCAACCATATTCACTCGCTGCCAATTTTCAAACAGTGGAATCTCATGAGCGAAAAGGTACTGGCAGATACAGACGGGCAAAAATTCACAACCACCGATAGCACTATTCGAGGGTTGGCCATTAAATCGGGAAAATGCAGCCACATTACGCATAAGATATTGATTTTAAAATTAAACACACTATTGTGGACACAGCTTGGATTACTCAATAACTAA
- a CDS encoding AAA family ATPase — MTVAISQPVEALEKIAILRQEVGKVIVGQEDLVDRLILALLCRSHVLIEGIPGLAKTLTVNTLSKALGLHFSRIQFTPDLLPGDVTGTLIYNPSTGEFTAEKGPVFANIVLADEINRSPAKVQSALLEAMQEKQVTLGKEISPLPHPFLVLATQNPVEQEGTYPLPEAQVDRFMFKLKVDYPAFDEELEVMRRMSRPKQNVDVNSVLTREDLETLTAQIENIHMAPSLEKYIVHLISATRNPEEYGLDIADLVRFGASPRATINLALAARAAAVINGRDHVLPEDIRALSPDILRHRIALSYKAEARGMTSDALIEQILVQVAIPN; from the coding sequence ATGACAGTCGCTATCAGCCAGCCTGTTGAAGCTTTGGAAAAAATTGCCATCCTCCGTCAGGAAGTTGGCAAAGTAATCGTCGGTCAGGAAGACCTGGTCGACCGCCTGATTCTGGCCCTGTTGTGTCGGAGCCATGTTCTGATTGAAGGCATTCCCGGTCTGGCAAAAACCCTGACAGTCAACACCCTGTCCAAAGCCCTCGGGCTCCATTTCAGTCGTATCCAGTTTACACCTGACCTTTTGCCGGGCGACGTAACCGGTACCCTGATTTACAACCCGTCCACCGGCGAATTTACCGCAGAGAAAGGCCCGGTTTTTGCCAATATCGTTCTGGCTGATGAAATCAACCGTTCACCGGCGAAGGTGCAGTCTGCACTGCTGGAGGCGATGCAGGAAAAGCAGGTGACCCTGGGTAAGGAAATCAGTCCGCTGCCACACCCGTTTCTGGTTCTGGCGACACAGAACCCTGTTGAGCAGGAAGGTACCTACCCACTGCCTGAAGCCCAGGTTGACCGGTTCATGTTCAAACTGAAAGTTGACTACCCTGCGTTTGACGAAGAGCTGGAAGTAATGCGTCGTATGTCCCGGCCAAAGCAGAACGTTGACGTTAACAGTGTATTGACCAGGGAGGATCTGGAAACCCTGACGGCACAAATTGAAAACATTCATATGGCTCCGTCACTGGAAAAATATATTGTGCATCTGATTTCTGCGACCCGTAATCCTGAAGAGTACGGGCTGGATATTGCAGATCTGGTGCGTTTCGGCGCTTCTCCGCGAGCCACCATTAACCTGGCTCTGGCGGCTCGTGCGGCGGCTGTGATTAATGGTCGTGACCATGTTCTGCCTGAAGATATCCGCGCCCTGTCTCCGGATATTCTGCGCCACCGGATTGCCTTGAGCTACAAGGCCGAAGCCAGGGGTATGACATCCGATGCCCTGATCGAGCAGATTCTCGTGCAAGTAGCCATTCCCAACTGA
- a CDS encoding DUF58 domain-containing protein, producing the protein MHDHLTQRLHQLQLFCKHRVDHLLTGQYRSTFKGQGLEFDEVRAYSPGDDVRTIDWNVTARSGEVHIKRFHEEREINLILVVDNSPSFVWSSTDNKRQTVAAKLCGLLGMSALSSNDRIGLLRFSDTMDSFLPPARGRNQLMRCLSSVLEEPKKVSNTCVTESLDHLNQLQLKRSIIVVISDFFMEGFMEHLAMLSHHHEVIAIAVDDPGETSLTGGGLMHLRDAETGEAQWLDLANRSLQKVFNRRMDKRLKDREQAFAQWGVDLVVHHVNDDPAETLLSFFHARKERVEGATGG; encoded by the coding sequence ATGCATGACCATTTAACCCAGCGACTGCATCAATTGCAGTTGTTCTGCAAGCACCGGGTTGACCACCTGCTGACAGGGCAATATCGCTCGACTTTCAAAGGTCAGGGACTGGAATTTGATGAGGTCAGAGCGTACAGCCCGGGCGACGATGTTCGTACGATTGACTGGAACGTAACGGCTCGTAGTGGCGAAGTGCATATCAAGCGTTTCCATGAAGAGAGGGAAATCAACCTGATTTTAGTGGTCGATAATTCGCCCTCATTCGTCTGGTCAAGTACCGACAATAAACGACAGACCGTTGCTGCAAAGCTGTGCGGTCTGTTAGGTATGTCGGCATTAAGCAGTAATGACCGGATCGGTTTGCTCAGGTTCAGTGACACAATGGACAGTTTTTTGCCGCCGGCCAGAGGCCGTAACCAGCTTATGCGCTGTTTGTCGTCTGTGCTGGAAGAGCCAAAAAAGGTTTCTAACACCTGCGTTACAGAGTCGCTGGATCACCTGAACCAGTTACAGCTGAAACGCTCAATCATTGTTGTGATTTCTGATTTCTTCATGGAAGGCTTTATGGAACATCTTGCCATGCTCAGCCATCACCATGAAGTCATAGCCATTGCTGTTGATGACCCCGGAGAGACATCACTGACCGGTGGCGGGCTGATGCACCTGCGGGATGCCGAAACCGGAGAGGCCCAATGGCTCGACCTGGCTAACCGCTCTCTGCAAAAAGTATTTAACCGTCGTATGGATAAACGTTTAAAAGATCGCGAACAGGCCTTTGCGCAATGGGGAGTGGATCTGGTTGTGCATCATGTGAACGATGACCCGGCGGAAACGCTACTGTCTTTCTTTCATGCCCGAAAAGAGAGGGTTGAAGGAGCAACCGGTGGCTAA
- a CDS encoding VWA domain-containing protein, with protein MSFKYPMLLWLLLTIPLLAVYLWRRNKRQGISYSHLPLVENLPVSYRQKWMWLTTALPLLALAGMIVILTQPYREVSELSEQQEGIAIAIVLDVSSSMNISMEMNGKRSNRMAVAKDVLEAFIIGDDDQLKGRNADLISLISFARYPRVISPLTDSHDALVAMARHVQPPVRLDEDGTAIGDATALAAAQLREYEKSQGEDQEVRSKVIIMITDGENNAGQYSPMMAAALAEEWGIKIYTIFIGTQPEDMLDDDNEEVRVDWVLKAMAETTGGVYKRAYDYESLVAGYQAINELETSKLQTVVFTDRVPAYQPFALMALLFLMLSVLLSATWLRRLG; from the coding sequence ATGAGCTTTAAATACCCAATGCTGCTGTGGTTGCTGCTAACAATACCGCTGCTGGCCGTTTATCTGTGGCGCCGGAATAAACGACAGGGAATTAGTTATTCCCACCTGCCGCTGGTTGAGAACCTGCCGGTCAGCTATCGGCAGAAATGGATGTGGCTTACAACGGCACTGCCACTGCTGGCGCTGGCTGGCATGATAGTTATCCTGACTCAGCCCTACCGTGAGGTTTCCGAACTGTCGGAACAGCAGGAAGGCATTGCCATCGCCATCGTACTCGACGTCTCTTCCTCCATGAATATCAGTATGGAGATGAACGGTAAACGCAGCAATCGAATGGCAGTGGCAAAAGACGTGCTGGAGGCGTTCATTATCGGTGATGATGATCAGCTGAAAGGGCGCAATGCTGACCTGATCTCCCTGATTTCGTTTGCCCGTTACCCCAGGGTGATAAGCCCTCTGACGGACTCCCACGATGCTCTGGTTGCCATGGCACGTCATGTTCAGCCACCGGTTCGTCTTGATGAAGACGGTACGGCAATAGGCGATGCCACGGCCCTGGCTGCTGCCCAGCTCAGGGAATATGAAAAAAGCCAGGGAGAGGATCAGGAAGTCAGGAGCAAGGTCATCATTATGATTACCGATGGTGAAAACAATGCAGGCCAGTACTCGCCCATGATGGCTGCAGCCCTGGCAGAAGAATGGGGCATTAAGATCTACACCATTTTTATTGGCACCCAACCAGAAGACATGCTCGATGATGACAATGAAGAAGTGCGGGTCGACTGGGTACTGAAGGCTATGGCTGAAACGACGGGGGGCGTTTATAAACGCGCGTATGACTATGAGTCGCTGGTCGCCGGATATCAGGCCATTAACGAGCTGGAAACCTCTAAATTGCAGACCGTTGTCTTTACCGACCGGGTACCTGCCTATCAGCCTTTCGCCCTGATGGCTCTGCTGTTTCTGATGTTGTCTGTGTTGCTGAGCGCGACCTGGTTAAGGAGGCTGGGATGA
- a CDS encoding vWA domain-containing protein, producing the protein MNQLTLLAPQWLWLLVLVPVSCCLAFYQHQKSRRDLKKLSSALSLPTINRRFGAMLLAIALVSLSLSRPAWNPRPVGIQDQGRDIVFLLDVSRSMLAEDARPNRLEVARAAIKRVVNLPSNDRFGLVAFAGEASIRSPVTRDRVFLNTLLDSIGPGSVATGGTHIGDALMMVLNNMVDAGSTDDNAPEAVDIILITDGEDMGDEPVEAMALLNRLGVRLMVIGLGDSQFGARIPNRDGTGWTLDEGREHWSRLDDNRLQSLAQRAEQGIYFPIGTTWLDLSALLGQMQAMWPANSRDQGEVMKYVEGYPYLITIAISMLLIFLMQKPALVKHSAALSCLLLLMVNMAHADTPETVHDLEQQAVALTEQRNYTEAANTYRRMANLADDQHTTVTANYNLATTLIFLANQSLDAAMGLDFIDGIEDEGEFIDPEVYLSEARHVLRAILLTDPSHEASRRNLEWLAREQSGMDEDLVSTFKQDEEFIEQEQMQDAESNMQGEDTDEADEGSGDSDQEGEDAAEDGRGSQGDPNFGDLDTMFSDMMESTPSASLCRHYGSGPDT; encoded by the coding sequence ATGAACCAACTGACATTACTTGCACCCCAGTGGCTCTGGCTGCTGGTTTTGGTGCCGGTCTCTTGTTGTCTGGCGTTCTACCAGCACCAGAAAAGCAGGCGTGACCTGAAGAAACTCAGTTCAGCCCTGTCGCTGCCAACCATTAACCGACGATTCGGGGCGATGCTGCTTGCTATTGCGCTGGTATCCCTGTCTTTATCCCGTCCGGCATGGAACCCCCGGCCTGTGGGAATACAGGACCAGGGACGTGACATTGTTTTCCTGCTGGACGTATCCCGGTCCATGCTGGCAGAAGATGCCCGCCCTAACCGTCTGGAAGTGGCCCGGGCCGCTATAAAACGAGTGGTTAACCTGCCATCCAACGACCGGTTCGGGCTGGTCGCCTTTGCCGGTGAGGCTTCGATCAGGTCGCCTGTCACCCGGGACCGTGTCTTTCTGAATACCTTGCTCGATAGCATTGGCCCGGGCAGTGTTGCCACAGGCGGGACCCATATCGGGGATGCCCTGATGATGGTACTTAACAATATGGTCGATGCTGGCAGTACAGACGACAATGCACCGGAAGCGGTGGATATTATCCTGATCACTGATGGTGAAGATATGGGTGATGAGCCGGTTGAGGCCATGGCGTTGCTGAACCGGCTGGGCGTTAGATTGATGGTCATTGGCCTGGGTGACAGCCAGTTTGGTGCCAGAATTCCTAACCGCGACGGCACTGGCTGGACACTGGACGAGGGACGTGAGCACTGGTCCCGACTGGACGACAATCGTCTTCAGTCTCTGGCGCAGCGGGCTGAGCAGGGTATTTACTTCCCGATTGGCACCACCTGGCTGGACCTGTCGGCACTGCTCGGTCAGATGCAGGCCATGTGGCCGGCAAACAGCAGGGATCAGGGAGAGGTGATGAAATATGTTGAAGGTTACCCTTACCTGATAACCATCGCTATCTCCATGCTGCTGATTTTCCTGATGCAGAAGCCTGCACTGGTGAAGCATTCGGCTGCGCTGTCATGCCTGTTACTGCTGATGGTTAATATGGCACATGCCGACACACCGGAAACCGTACACGACCTGGAACAGCAGGCTGTTGCCCTGACAGAACAGCGAAACTATACAGAGGCAGCCAATACCTATCGCAGAATGGCAAATCTTGCCGACGACCAGCATACGACGGTGACTGCCAATTACAACCTTGCCACTACGCTGATTTTTCTTGCCAACCAGAGTCTTGACGCGGCAATGGGGCTTGATTTTATCGACGGCATAGAGGATGAGGGAGAGTTTATTGATCCGGAGGTTTACCTGAGTGAAGCCCGGCATGTACTGCGTGCCATCCTGCTTACCGATCCGAGCCACGAAGCCAGCCGGAGGAATCTGGAATGGCTGGCCCGGGAACAGTCTGGCATGGATGAAGACCTGGTCAGTACCTTTAAACAGGATGAAGAGTTTATCGAGCAGGAGCAGATGCAGGATGCTGAGTCCAACATGCAGGGTGAGGATACTGACGAGGCCGATGAAGGCAGCGGCGATTCCGACCAGGAAGGGGAGGACGCCGCAGAGGACGGCCGCGGCAGTCAGGGCGACCCCAATTTCGGTGATCTGGATACGATGTTTAGCGACATGATGGAGTCGACTCCGTCAGCCAGCCTCTGTCGACATTATGGATCAGGCCCGGACACTTGA
- a CDS encoding DUF1800 domain-containing protein, giving the protein MALTETQAAKLIYRATYGPKKGMSDIDYLVKTGVNAWFDEQYNAPVTSLFELSQSLGEERDKQYQDYLSFYGAYWHKVCHDEDQLRQRMAFALSQILVVSYHGGVWFDWLSHYFDVLSRHALGNYRDLLKEVTLHPAMGMYLSLQNSKKHDPVKNTFPDENYARELMQLFTIGLYKLKDNGIPVLDDNGELIPTYTHYDVQEMARVLTGWKRSSGRHDPMIAVEANHDTGEKVVLGTVFPAGQTAEQDLEQALDLVFNHPATPAQVATQLIKRLVTSNPRRRYIKAVANVFIDNGQGVRGDLFAVTKAILTDKDALNGHGGRDNFKTGTSVENFGKVKEPVIAMANLFRALGLDSHQALWGDFSTIDTLGQALLMAPSVFNFYTPTDAPPGAISEAELTAPEFTILNLTNMNSIHNKYDNFIWADQDNGGTGMRNTTWDSTDFRVHVQDGTALVQIINERLFGGLMSDRLQAYLRETHSIFTDNPNRSDKEIVRVMLYTAQNSPEFRCEV; this is encoded by the coding sequence ATGGCTTTAACGGAAACACAAGCAGCAAAATTAATCTATCGGGCCACCTATGGTCCGAAAAAAGGCATGTCCGATATTGACTACCTTGTAAAGACTGGAGTCAATGCCTGGTTCGATGAGCAGTATAATGCACCAGTTACCAGCCTGTTTGAGCTTTCCCAGTCACTGGGTGAAGAAAGGGACAAACAGTATCAGGATTACCTGAGTTTTTATGGTGCCTACTGGCATAAAGTCTGCCACGATGAAGACCAGCTCCGCCAGCGCATGGCGTTTGCACTGAGCCAGATTCTAGTAGTCTCCTACCATGGTGGTGTCTGGTTTGACTGGTTATCCCATTACTTTGATGTTCTCAGCAGGCACGCCCTGGGGAATTATCGTGACTTACTGAAAGAAGTCACGCTTCACCCGGCAATGGGCATGTATCTCAGCCTGCAGAACAGTAAAAAACATGACCCGGTTAAAAACACCTTTCCTGATGAAAACTATGCACGCGAATTAATGCAGCTCTTCACCATTGGCCTTTATAAGCTGAAAGACAACGGTATACCTGTTCTGGATGATAATGGCGAACTGATTCCCACCTATACACATTATGATGTTCAGGAAATGGCACGTGTGCTGACCGGCTGGAAACGCAGTAGTGGCAGACACGACCCGATGATCGCAGTGGAAGCAAATCATGATACGGGTGAGAAAGTCGTTCTGGGTACGGTTTTTCCCGCAGGGCAGACCGCAGAGCAGGATCTGGAACAGGCACTTGACCTGGTCTTCAATCATCCAGCCACACCGGCCCAGGTGGCAACCCAGTTGATTAAACGACTGGTGACAAGCAACCCCCGCCGTCGTTACATCAAGGCGGTTGCCAATGTCTTCATTGATAATGGACAGGGGGTGCGTGGTGACCTGTTTGCTGTTACTAAAGCCATTCTGACGGATAAGGATGCACTGAATGGCCACGGAGGCAGAGACAATTTTAAAACCGGCACCAGTGTTGAGAATTTTGGCAAAGTTAAAGAACCAGTTATCGCCATGGCAAACTTGTTTCGGGCTTTGGGGCTCGACAGTCATCAAGCGCTCTGGGGCGATTTCAGCACTATCGATACGCTGGGGCAGGCTCTGTTAATGGCACCCAGTGTCTTTAATTTCTATACCCCTACGGATGCGCCTCCCGGGGCTATCAGCGAAGCAGAGCTGACTGCGCCAGAGTTCACCATTCTGAATCTGACCAATATGAACAGTATCCACAATAAGTACGACAACTTTATCTGGGCTGATCAGGATAACGGTGGAACTGGCATGCGCAACACCACCTGGGATTCAACGGACTTTCGTGTCCATGTGCAGGATGGCACGGCACTGGTTCAGATCATCAATGAAAGACTCTTTGGTGGTTTAATGTCGGACCGGCTGCAGGCCTACCTGAGAGAGACACACAGCATTTTCACTGATAACCCAAATCGTTCGGACAAGGAAATCGTCAGAGTCATGCTTTATACCGCCCAGAATTCACCCGAATTTCGCTGCGAGGTCTGA